The window TACTTTCTGTGTTGCCTGATTCATGATTGTAGAAAAGAGACGCAAACAAGGATTAGCTAAATTTCAAGGAAACCTCATGCCGTAGAAGAGCACTTTTGACGCCTAGAGCTGCAACAATAGCAGAAACAGCAACATCTCCACCATCATTCCTAAGTGCAAAAAGAGCTGCATAACGTTCGTACATACTTTCTTGCTCATTGAGGAGAAGATCCCTGGAAAATTTCCACCAAGTTGACAGTGGAAAGGCCATGTACATAAAATACAATCGACACATGTAAGAACCCCTTGAAAGTTGAAAAGGAATACCTTAATTGGTCTACTGAAAGTCCATGTTTCGCAGGCAGTGCTGGATCAACTGAGAGATACGGTGAAGTGGTCGTACTCTCAGCCCCATTAACTTTCTTCTGCTCTTCTATCCGTCTTAGTGCCAGCTCGCAAGTTTCTTGTATCTCCACAGCAGGATCAGCTGTTAAACTTTCCTCCAACAGGGGAATGCTCTTTTCCAGGCCAATAGCTCCAAGAGCTTCGGCAGCCTAATCAATAAACATATACAATTGCTCAACATAGGCACCCAATCACCATAAGCAGAATGTAACTTCAAATTCAGTTACTACCTCATGGCGTACAATTGGATGTAGAGAAAGATCTTTGAGAACTGCCACTAATGCGGGAATAGCCTCAGCATCCTGCATCTGCCCTAGTGCAAATGCAGCCTCATGGGTCAGCAAGTTAGAAGGATCCCTTGCAGCTGAACATTGT is drawn from Panicum virgatum strain AP13 chromosome 1N, P.virgatum_v5, whole genome shotgun sequence and contains these coding sequences:
- the LOC120657649 gene encoding deoxyhypusine hydroxylase-A-like isoform X2 yields the protein MAVSSAFEPSAEMERFLCERLLDADQPIAERFRALFSLRNLRGDAPRRALLQAARDPSNLLTHEAAFALGQMQDAEAIPALVAVLKDLSLHPIVRHEAAEALGAIGLEKSIPLLEESLTADPAVEIQETCELALRRIEEQKKVNGAESTTTSPYLSVDPALPAKHGLSVDQLRNDGGDVAVSAIVAALGVKSALLRHEVAYVLGQLQNKATSDALSAVLKDVCEHPMVRHEAAEALGSIADQESITLLKEFAKDPEPIVSQSCEVALSMLEYERSGKSFEFLFLQTPHAL
- the LOC120657649 gene encoding deoxyhypusine hydroxylase-B-like isoform X1; protein product: MAVSSAFEPSAEMERFLCERLLDADQPIAERFRALFSLRNLRGDAPRRALLQAARDPSNLLTHEAAFALGQMQDAEAIPALVAVLKDLSLHPIVRHEAAEALGAIGLEKSIPLLEESLTADPAVEIQETCELALRRIEEQKKVNGAESTTTSPYLSVDPALPAKHGLSVDQLRDLLLNEQESMYERYAALFALRNDGGDVAVSAIVAALGVKSALLRHEVAYVLGQLQNKATSDALSAVLKDVCEHPMVRHEAAEALGSIADQESITLLKEFAKDPEPIVSQSCEVALSMLEYERSGKSFEFLFLQTPHAL